The following proteins are encoded in a genomic region of Anaerolineae bacterium:
- a CDS encoding extracellular solute-binding protein, producing the protein MQKQKLSRRDFLRISALTTAGVVATACGGAQPAAPAPAEQQPAAAEPAEEQPQEEAPPAEAVSLLYWYQAENHKPEYDRRTSELEDKFGLSLTWEILDRDAMTKKFPTTLMAGSGFPDIIEQNNEDINKFMKGTDAEIPFVKLNDAIAASPYDGKVLQSRFDRYTKDGNVYGAPHDVHPVLLLYHDAGWKEYGVDLETVKTWDDYIAACEAVGAGTTMADGRPRYAVMESIYSAGAATLRLQNGVWYTGEDGEPMITAPGFKAAYETWIRMNPYRVDIDWGNQVAMFKDGQFLSQFVPDWLYGIHKQGTADDAAFVADSPMRLKFVPDGPKAGSWGGASGSVVKQSNNIDKSIEVLLYVYFEDGEGQLAQRFVDTGILPPVPGNWENPIYEEAVPYVGGQQAGKIFIDAAKALPSYTENWKTNLVGNAWSEQATLWIGG; encoded by the coding sequence ATGCAAAAGCAAAAATTGAGTCGTCGTGATTTTTTGCGCATCAGCGCTTTGACCACCGCCGGGGTGGTGGCTACCGCTTGTGGTGGCGCCCAACCAGCGGCACCCGCTCCGGCAGAGCAACAGCCGGCTGCTGCTGAACCCGCCGAAGAGCAGCCCCAAGAAGAAGCCCCCCCAGCAGAAGCTGTTTCGTTGTTGTATTGGTATCAGGCTGAAAACCACAAACCTGAGTATGACCGGCGCACGTCAGAACTTGAAGACAAGTTTGGCCTTAGTCTGACCTGGGAAATCTTAGACCGCGATGCCATGACCAAAAAATTCCCCACTACCCTCATGGCCGGCAGCGGCTTCCCCGACATCATCGAACAGAATAATGAAGACATCAACAAGTTCATGAAAGGCACAGATGCTGAAATTCCTTTTGTGAAGTTGAATGATGCCATTGCCGCCAGCCCCTACGATGGAAAAGTTCTACAGAGCCGCTTTGACCGCTACACCAAAGACGGCAATGTTTATGGCGCGCCTCATGATGTTCACCCGGTCTTGTTGCTCTACCACGATGCGGGCTGGAAAGAATACGGGGTTGACCTGGAAACCGTGAAGACGTGGGACGATTACATTGCTGCCTGCGAAGCGGTGGGCGCAGGGACGACGATGGCCGATGGCCGGCCTCGCTACGCCGTTATGGAAAGCATCTACTCGGCCGGCGCCGCCACCCTCAGGCTGCAAAATGGCGTTTGGTATACCGGCGAGGATGGGGAACCCATGATCACCGCTCCCGGTTTTAAAGCTGCTTACGAAACCTGGATCCGCATGAATCCTTACCGGGTTGACATTGATTGGGGCAACCAGGTAGCCATGTTCAAAGATGGCCAATTCCTCTCCCAGTTTGTGCCGGACTGGCTGTATGGTATTCATAAACAGGGTACCGCCGATGACGCTGCCTTTGTGGCCGATTCGCCCATGCGGCTCAAATTTGTGCCTGATGGGCCCAAAGCAGGGAGTTGGGGTGGCGCGTCCGGTTCGGTGGTCAAGCAATCCAACAATATTGACAAGTCCATCGAAGTTCTGCTCTATGTCTACTTTGAAGATGGCGAAGGCCAACTGGCCCAACGCTTTGTGGATACTGGCATCTTGCCTCCAGTGCCTGGCAACTGGGAAAATCCCATCTATGAAGAAGCAGTGCCCTACGTTGGCGGTCAGCAAGCCGGCAAGATCTTTATTGACGCGGCCAAGGCTCTGCCCAGCTACACTGAGAACTGGAAGACTAATCTGGTCGGCAATGCCTGGAGCGAGCAGGCGACCCTCTGGATTGGCGG
- a CDS encoding response regulator, whose product MLSRKEFLKHLREALNHLYDPKFLRQSPLADLFGLAERFDTSSQLQSILIEAIETLQTEAEASSLSPNRRIYELLLYRYVEHFSQKEVADQFDVSVRHLRREQDAALEVLAYRLWEQFHLETEIGKKPKSQTDPIQTPTADAAVNDELAWLKNVPPESTTDLQQTLPVVLDLVRPLATQHGVRLEVSIANDLPALVIHLVALRQILLNLLTVAIDRSPGGKIIISAQFNRWEVQIQLQCSSCASPATPFSDQQKTSLEMTQQMVSLSGGQLTLSKDNVPFKTTLTLPAVEQTPVLAIDDNADTLQLLQRYTTGSRYRLVSTQDPEQALNLVEQLQPQIIVLDVMMPQIDGWELLGRLRQHPAAEHTPIIVCTILAQEELALSLGADAFIPKPVQRQAFLAALERQIEMKGTEPR is encoded by the coding sequence ATGCTCTCCAGAAAAGAATTTTTAAAACACTTAAGAGAAGCTTTAAATCATCTTTATGACCCCAAATTTTTACGGCAAAGCCCGTTAGCCGACCTATTTGGGCTGGCAGAACGGTTTGATACCTCTTCCCAATTACAAAGTATTTTGATCGAAGCCATCGAAACCCTGCAGACAGAGGCCGAGGCATCATCGCTCTCACCCAACCGGCGAATTTATGAACTTCTCTTGTATCGGTATGTAGAGCATTTTAGCCAGAAAGAAGTAGCCGATCAATTTGACGTCAGCGTCCGCCACTTGCGTCGCGAACAGGATGCCGCCCTGGAAGTACTGGCTTACCGCTTGTGGGAACAATTCCACCTGGAAACAGAAATTGGCAAAAAACCAAAATCGCAAACTGACCCTATCCAAACACCAACAGCCGATGCCGCCGTTAATGATGAGTTGGCCTGGTTAAAAAACGTTCCCCCCGAAAGTACAACAGACTTGCAACAAACCCTGCCAGTGGTCTTAGATCTAGTTCGACCGTTAGCTACTCAGCATGGGGTCCGCCTGGAAGTTTCTATTGCCAATGACCTTCCCGCTTTAGTTATCCATCTGGTTGCCTTACGCCAGATTTTGCTTAACTTACTCACCGTAGCTATAGACCGATCGCCGGGAGGTAAAATTATCATCTCGGCCCAATTTAATCGTTGGGAAGTTCAAATTCAATTGCAATGCAGTTCTTGTGCCTCTCCGGCCACTCCTTTCTCGGATCAACAAAAAACCAGCCTGGAGATGACCCAACAAATGGTCAGCCTCAGCGGTGGCCAATTGACCCTTTCCAAAGACAACGTTCCCTTCAAGACAACCCTTACTCTACCTGCGGTGGAGCAAACGCCAGTGCTGGCCATTGACGATAATGCAGACACATTACAACTGCTGCAACGTTACACCACAGGCAGCCGATACCGGCTGGTGAGTACGCAAGATCCGGAACAAGCGTTAAACCTGGTTGAACAGTTGCAGCCGCAAATCATTGTGTTAGATGTAATGATGCCTCAAATTGATGGCTGGGAACTGTTGGGACGGCTGCGACAACACCCGGCGGCAGAGCACACGCCCATCATCGTTTGCACCATCTTGGCTCAAGAAGAATTGGCCCTCTCTCTGGGAGCCGATGCGTTTATTCCCAAGCCGGTTCAGCGGCAGGCTTTTCTGGCTGCGCTTGAGCGCCAAATCGAAATGAAGGGGACAGAACCTCGCTG